Proteins encoded within one genomic window of Haloferax volcanii DS2:
- a CDS encoding Lrp/AsnC family transcriptional regulator: MTNGLRSVADLDETDLAILERVEADFDVSLETLAVELDISKSAVHYRINKLKESGVIRGVTADVDPRSLGLEMVAITDVSVTHETGYSDEIGAELDALVGVEQVYYTMGDIDFVVISRVQSREQLNALIDRMVAIDGVNETSSKFVMQEFENDRRYVSNLSEEARAAVINPSNDADG; this comes from the coding sequence ATGACCAACGGACTCCGGTCGGTCGCGGATTTGGATGAGACGGACCTCGCCATCCTCGAGCGCGTCGAAGCCGACTTCGACGTGAGTTTGGAGACGCTGGCGGTTGAACTCGACATCTCGAAATCGGCCGTCCACTACCGGATCAACAAGCTGAAAGAAAGTGGTGTGATCCGCGGCGTCACGGCCGACGTGGACCCGCGGTCGCTCGGGTTGGAGATGGTCGCCATCACCGACGTCTCCGTCACCCACGAGACGGGTTACTCCGACGAAATCGGCGCGGAACTCGACGCCCTCGTCGGCGTCGAACAGGTGTACTACACGATGGGCGACATCGACTTCGTCGTCATCAGTCGCGTCCAATCCCGAGAACAACTGAACGCGCTCATCGACCGGATGGTGGCTATCGATGGCGTGAATGAGACCTCCTCGAAGTTCGTGATGCAGGAGTTCGAAAACGACCGCAGATACGTCTCGAACCTCAGCGAGGAGGCCCGCGCCGCCGTCATCAACCCGTCGAACGACGCCGACGGCTGA
- a CDS encoding halocin C8-like domain-containing protein has protein sequence MTRANDNEHDSNEQESGLNRRSFVRRAGAVGTGLALSPAAAGNAVAAENISILDGEAEAKVATRLAKSDEFDRLEAKANSRDGTVSRGESVTVGEVEVAADDAPDGEKIHRYVVEYPVKHPNDDAEAAVVLAEDATSDSLILSVLDYTHKTKDGFTTRIERFDAEAGEQTVSAANSSDGLASTELDLDADATRRAVNNVDTNAVIDEIYDGFTTGSDLSNLAWDLLDDDVDVDGCYACGFAVGLTCSVGCAATGAFICGLTGIAVPIAGLTCVGFVGIICDVADALSGCGEAVAEEVCADRTNWC, from the coding sequence ATGACCCGAGCTAACGACAACGAACACGACAGTAACGAACAGGAGAGCGGACTCAACCGACGCAGTTTCGTTCGTCGCGCCGGCGCGGTCGGGACGGGGCTCGCGTTGTCCCCTGCCGCCGCCGGGAACGCCGTCGCTGCCGAGAACATCAGCATTCTCGACGGCGAAGCTGAGGCGAAAGTGGCGACTCGGTTGGCGAAGAGCGACGAGTTCGACCGTCTCGAAGCGAAGGCGAACTCCCGTGACGGGACAGTGTCTCGCGGCGAGTCGGTCACCGTCGGCGAAGTCGAGGTCGCCGCCGACGACGCGCCGGACGGCGAGAAGATTCACCGGTACGTCGTCGAGTACCCGGTCAAGCACCCGAACGACGACGCCGAAGCCGCCGTCGTGCTCGCCGAAGACGCCACGTCGGATTCGCTCATTCTGAGCGTTCTCGATTACACGCACAAGACGAAAGACGGATTCACCACCCGTATCGAGCGATTCGACGCCGAGGCCGGTGAACAGACGGTGTCCGCCGCAAACAGCTCCGATGGCTTGGCGTCTACCGAACTCGACCTCGATGCCGATGCGACTCGGCGGGCCGTCAACAACGTCGACACGAACGCCGTCATCGACGAGATTTACGACGGGTTCACCACGGGGAGTGACCTGTCGAACCTCGCGTGGGACCTCCTCGACGACGACGTCGATGTCGACGGCTGTTACGCCTGTGGGTTCGCCGTCGGCCTCACTTGTAGCGTCGGCTGCGCGGCGACCGGCGCGTTCATCTGCGGGCTCACCGGGATTGCGGTCCCCATCGCCGGCCTGACCTGTGTCGGCTTCGTCGGTATCATCTGCGACGTGGCCGACGCCCTCTCCGGATGCGGCGAAGCCGTCGCTGAAGAGGTCTGTGCTGACCGGACGAACTGGTGCTAA
- a CDS encoding helix-turn-helix transcriptional regulator: MENDIRVKRAEEHITQEELATAVGVSRQTIYAIEHSRYDPSLELAFKLARYFDCSVEELFTPEFDG, from the coding sequence ATGGAGAACGACATCCGAGTGAAGCGGGCCGAAGAACACATCACTCAAGAGGAACTGGCGACTGCGGTCGGCGTCAGTCGACAGACCATCTACGCCATCGAACACTCGCGGTACGACCCGTCGCTCGAACTCGCGTTCAAGCTCGCGCGCTATTTCGATTGTTCCGTCGAAGAGCTGTTTACACCGGAGTTCGACGGATGA
- a CDS encoding aminotransferase family protein, whose translation MPEREPSGGSELNETERVDKEHVFGTWSFQKDVSPTQVVDADGAQFTTADGGQYVDFSSQLMCSNLGHSADAVIDAVEEQMRKAAYVSPGYTTDARAKLGKKLAEVTPGDLSKTFFSTSGTEAVEAAIKIARFYTGKQKVVSRYRSYHGATYGSISVTGDPRRLPAEPGIPGTIKAPDPYAYGSTLDPMESVEYIDEMLELEGDTVAAILVEPIVGSNGILVPPDEYLPRLKEIAHDHGALLICDEVMSGFGRTGEWFGCDVFDVEPDIMTMAKGLTGAYQPLGATIVTSEIAEHFEENMFCHGHTYSGHPAAVAAGLATIETYQKENLIDRANEMGGYVGERIEELAADHPSVGETRGVGLFRGIELSRRADERVPFGTRSDKISSGSTVVDEVAATAKENGAYVANMINTLIIAPPLTITKDEVDTAIDALNAGLAVSDAAMD comes from the coding sequence ATGCCGGAGCGAGAACCAAGCGGCGGGTCCGAACTGAACGAGACGGAGCGGGTCGACAAAGAGCACGTGTTCGGGACGTGGTCGTTCCAGAAGGACGTATCGCCGACGCAGGTCGTTGACGCCGACGGAGCGCAGTTCACCACTGCGGACGGTGGCCAGTACGTCGACTTTTCGAGCCAGTTGATGTGCTCGAACCTCGGTCACTCCGCGGACGCGGTCATCGACGCGGTCGAAGAACAGATGCGGAAGGCGGCGTACGTCTCGCCGGGCTACACGACCGATGCGCGGGCGAAGCTCGGAAAGAAGCTCGCGGAGGTGACACCCGGGGATCTCTCGAAGACGTTCTTCTCCACGAGTGGAACCGAAGCGGTGGAGGCGGCAATCAAAATCGCCCGGTTCTATACGGGGAAACAGAAAGTCGTCTCGCGCTATCGTTCGTACCACGGCGCGACGTACGGGTCGATAAGCGTCACCGGCGACCCCCGCCGGCTGCCCGCCGAACCGGGGATTCCAGGGACTATCAAAGCGCCCGACCCGTACGCCTACGGCTCGACGCTTGACCCGATGGAGAGTGTCGAGTACATCGACGAGATGCTCGAACTCGAAGGCGACACCGTCGCGGCGATTCTGGTTGAGCCAATCGTCGGGTCGAACGGCATACTCGTCCCACCGGACGAGTACCTGCCGCGGCTGAAGGAAATCGCCCACGACCACGGGGCGCTGCTCATTTGCGACGAGGTGATGTCCGGGTTCGGACGGACCGGCGAGTGGTTCGGCTGCGACGTGTTCGACGTCGAACCCGACATCATGACGATGGCGAAGGGGCTGACCGGCGCGTACCAACCGCTCGGGGCGACCATCGTCACGTCCGAAATCGCCGAGCACTTCGAGGAGAACATGTTCTGTCACGGTCACACGTACTCCGGCCACCCGGCCGCCGTCGCCGCCGGCCTTGCAACCATCGAGACCTACCAAAAAGAGAACCTCATCGACCGCGCCAACGAGATGGGCGGGTACGTCGGCGAGCGCATCGAGGAGCTCGCGGCGGACCATCCCAGCGTCGGCGAGACGCGCGGCGTCGGTCTGTTCCGCGGCATCGAGCTGTCGCGCCGCGCCGACGAGCGCGTCCCCTTCGGTACACGCTCGGACAAGATTAGTTCGGGGAGCACCGTCGTCGACGAGGTGGCCGCAACCGCGAAGGAAAACGGGGCGTACGTCGCGAACATGATCAACACGCTCATCATCGCGCCCCCGCTCACCATCACGAAAGACGAAGTCGACACCGCCATCGACGCGCTCAATGCCGGGCTGGCGGTGTCCGACGCGGCGATGGACTAG
- a CDS encoding helix-turn-helix transcriptional regulator: MPSPTTEEIIDLVTRRWDVLESLSDRALSKPELEATLGVSRSTVDRAIGELEAASMVVRDPSSGYRLTELGRPVYRLCKRTRRCLDAVTEAHSHGSAVPSGANGELPMYDGARLVSSEPHVPDKPLQHLLDTMREAESLRGYTPVVLQQYVEVCHKHATRREADVELVVPPQVHQCLRTTYPDEYRRARRASCVRLHETSASLPFGLLLFGEGADRTCALVSYSKAGATGVLFNDTASAIGWATQTYRELKADSTPVDQPKATQ, from the coding sequence ATGCCGTCTCCAACCACCGAAGAGATAATCGACCTCGTCACCCGCCGGTGGGACGTCTTAGAGTCGCTTTCGGATCGCGCATTATCCAAGCCGGAATTAGAGGCGACGCTCGGGGTCTCTCGTTCGACGGTGGACCGGGCAATCGGTGAACTCGAAGCGGCGTCGATGGTCGTCCGCGACCCGTCGAGCGGCTACCGGCTGACGGAGCTCGGTCGGCCGGTGTATCGGCTGTGCAAACGGACTCGACGGTGTCTCGATGCCGTGACCGAAGCGCACTCCCACGGGTCGGCGGTTCCATCGGGCGCGAACGGCGAGCTACCGATGTACGACGGGGCGAGGCTCGTGTCCTCGGAGCCGCACGTTCCGGACAAGCCACTGCAACATCTCCTCGACACGATGCGCGAGGCGGAGTCGCTACGCGGCTACACCCCGGTCGTGTTACAACAGTACGTCGAGGTGTGCCACAAGCACGCCACGCGCCGAGAGGCCGATGTCGAACTCGTCGTGCCCCCGCAAGTCCATCAGTGCCTGCGGACGACGTATCCCGACGAGTACCGACGCGCGCGTCGGGCCTCGTGCGTCCGCCTCCACGAAACGTCGGCCTCGCTGCCGTTCGGACTGCTCCTGTTCGGTGAGGGGGCGGACCGGACGTGCGCGCTCGTGTCGTACTCGAAGGCCGGTGCGACGGGCGTGCTGTTCAACGATACGGCCTCGGCGATTGGTTGGGCGACGCAGACGTACCGCGAGCTCAAGGCCGATTCGACCCCGGTCGACCAGCCGAAAGCGACGCAGTAA